CCGCTGTGCGACGAGCGACGCGCCCAGATCTTCTTCTGTGGCCGGCGCAGCGCGATCTTCCACGAACGGCGCTTCGTCGTCGAAGTTGTCGTAGTCAGCGGCGGGCGCGGCGAACAGATCGAGTTGCGGCGTGGGCTGTCCCGCCGATTGCTGCTCCAGATGCACGAGATGTTTGCGCGCGGCGCGGATCACGGCGGCCGGCACCCCCGCGAGCTGCGCGACTTGCAGGCCGTAGCTCTGGTTCGCCGGGCCTTCCTGCACCGCATGCAGGAACACGATGCCATGACCGTGTTCGACCGCTGAAAGATGCACGTTCGCCGCCTGTGCGAATTCCGTAGGCAGTTGCGTGAGCTCGAAGTAGTGCGTGGCGAAGAGCGTGTGGCAACCGTTGTGCGCGAGCAGATGCCGAGCGATGGCCCATGCGAGCGCGAGGCCGTCGAACGTCGATGTGCCGCGCCCGATCTCGTCCATGAGCACGAGGCTTTGCGGCGTGGCGTCGTTGAGAATGGCCGCGGCTTCGGTCATCTCGACCATGAAGGTCGAGCGGCCGCCCGCGAGGTCGTCGGCGGCGCCGATGCGCGTGAAGATGCGGTCGATCGGCCCGAAGCTTGCGCGCTTCGCGGGCACGTAGCTGCCCACGTAAGCGAGCAGGGCGATAAGCGCGGTCTGCCGCATGAAGGTCGATTTACCGCCCATGTTCGGGCCGGTGATGAGCAGCAGCTTGCGCTCGGCAGAGAGCAGGCAGTCGTTGGCGATGAACTGCTCGACCTGTGCTTCGACCACGGGATGGCGGCCTTGCTCGATTTCGATGCCAGGGGCTTGCGTGAACGTGGGCGCGTTCCAGTCGAGCGCGCGGGCGCGTTCAGCGAAGGCGGCCAGCAGGTCGAGCTCAGCGAGCGCGGCGGCTACGCGCTGGCAATCGGGAATGAACGGCAGCAGCGATTGCAGCAGCGCGTCGTAGAGCGCCTTCTCGCGCGAAAGCGCGCGTTCCTGTGCCGAGAGCGCCTTGTCCTCGAACGTCTTCAGTTCCGGCGTGATGTAGCGCTCGGCGTTCTTGAGCGTTTGGCGTCGGCGATAGTCGTCGGGAACCTTGTCAGTCTGGCCGCGTGTGACTTCGATATAGAAGCCATGCACCTTGTTGTACTCGACGCGCAGATTGCCGATCCCGGTGCGCGTGCGCTCGCGCGTTTCGAGGTCGAGCAGGAACTGGCCGCAGTTCTCGGAGATGTCGCGCAGTTCGTCGAGGTCCGCGTCGTAGCCGCGTGCGATCACGCCGCCGTCGCGCACCATGGCGGCGGGTTCCGGCGCGACCGCGCGCTGCAACAGCGTCGCGCATTCGGCGGGCGGCTCGAGCGCCTCGGCGATGTGCGCAAGCGACGTGGCCACGCCGCTTGCGGCTGCGACCTGTTCGCGCAGCGCAGGCAGCGCCGCGAAGGTATCACGCAGGCTCGACAGATCGCGGGGGCGCGCGGAAAGCAGTGCGAGGCGCCCGGTGATGCGCTCGACGTCGGCGATCTGGCGCAACGCGCTGCGCAGCGTATCGACGCTCGCTTGCGGCGGCGCTTCCAGCAGCGCGCCGATGGCCTGCTGGCGCATCTGCGCGATTGCGGCTTCGCGCGGCGGATGATGGAGCCAGTGACGCAGCAAGCGGCTACCCATGGCCGTGCTGCATGTGTCGAGCAGCGAGCACAGCGTGGGCGATTCCGTGCCGCGCAGCGTTTCGGTGAGTTCGAGGTTGCGGCGCGTGGCCGGATCGAGCCCGATGTATTCCGATTCGGCTTCGACCTTCAGGCTGCGCACGTGGCGCAGTTGCTGGCCCTGCGTAGCTGCAGCATAAAGGAGCAGCGCACCCGCCGCGCCGCACGCGCTCGTGAGCGTTTGCGCGCCGAAGCCGTCGAGGCTCGCCACGTCGAGCTGGTCGCACAGGCGTTGCTTGCCCGAGCCGACGTCGAAGTGCCAGGCGGGCACGCGCGTGAGCGCTCCCGATCCGGCGGGCGGCGCCCAGGAGGCCGTTTCCGCTGGCATTTCCGCGACAAGAATTTCCGCGGGCCGAATGCGCTCGAACGCCGTCGCTACCTGTTCCGGCGCGACTTCCGCGAGGCGCAGCGCGCCGCTGGCGAGATTGAGCCACGCCAGGCCAACGTTGACGGGTACGCCGCGGCGGTTATGGCCCGGGCAAACGGCCATCAGGTAGACGTCGTTCTTGTCGGAAAGGAGCGCGGCGTCTGTCAGCGTGCCGGGCGTCACCACGCGCACGACCTTGCGCTCGACCGGACCCTTCGACGTGGCCGGGTCGCCGATCTGCTCGCAAATCGCCACAGACTCGCCCAGCTTCACGAGTTTTGCGAGATATTGCTCGACCGCGTGATGCGGCACGCCCGCCATCTTGATTGGGTTGCCCGCCGACGCGCCGCGTTGCGTGAGCGTGAGGTCGAGCAGGCGTGCGGCCTTCTCGGCGTCTTCGAAGAAGAGCTCGTAGAAGTCGCCCATGCGGTAGAACACGAGCGTGCCCGGATGGTCGGCCTTGATGCGCAGGTACTGCTGCATCATGGGAGTGTGTTGCGCGGTGTCGGCTGCG
The Paraburkholderia acidiphila genome window above contains:
- the mutS gene encoding DNA mismatch repair protein MutS: MATHTAGAADTAQHTPMMQQYLRIKADHPGTLVFYRMGDFYELFFEDAEKAARLLDLTLTQRGASAGNPIKMAGVPHHAVEQYLAKLVKLGESVAICEQIGDPATSKGPVERKVVRVVTPGTLTDAALLSDKNDVYLMAVCPGHNRRGVPVNVGLAWLNLASGALRLAEVAPEQVATAFERIRPAEILVAEMPAETASWAPPAGSGALTRVPAWHFDVGSGKQRLCDQLDVASLDGFGAQTLTSACGAAGALLLYAAATQGQQLRHVRSLKVEAESEYIGLDPATRRNLELTETLRGTESPTLCSLLDTCSTAMGSRLLRHWLHHPPREAAIAQMRQQAIGALLEAPPQASVDTLRSALRQIADVERITGRLALLSARPRDLSSLRDTFAALPALREQVAAASGVATSLAHIAEALEPPAECATLLQRAVAPEPAAMVRDGGVIARGYDADLDELRDISENCGQFLLDLETRERTRTGIGNLRVEYNKVHGFYIEVTRGQTDKVPDDYRRRQTLKNAERYITPELKTFEDKALSAQERALSREKALYDALLQSLLPFIPDCQRVAAALAELDLLAAFAERARALDWNAPTFTQAPGIEIEQGRHPVVEAQVEQFIANDCLLSAERKLLLITGPNMGGKSTFMRQTALIALLAYVGSYVPAKRASFGPIDRIFTRIGAADDLAGGRSTFMVEMTEAAAILNDATPQSLVLMDEIGRGTSTFDGLALAWAIARHLLAHNGCHTLFATHYFELTQLPTEFAQAANVHLSAVEHGHGIVFLHAVQEGPANQSYGLQVAQLAGVPAAVIRAARKHLVHLEQQSAGQPTPQLDLFAAPAADYDNFDDEAPFVEDRAAPATEEDLGASLVAQRLRALDPNELRPREALDLLYELHELATAPDTKR